A segment of the Arachis hypogaea cultivar Tifrunner chromosome 5, arahy.Tifrunner.gnm2.J5K5, whole genome shotgun sequence genome:
TCCGCGTTGGGATGTCTCATTTATTCTGGTGTGGCCACCGGAGAGGTGGTATGCGGACCCTGATTGAGGCAGCAGAGTTGGGCGATGTGGAGGCCTGCTACATCTCTGCGATGCTGCTTCTGTCGCTTGGTGACAAAACAGATGATGAGGTCCGCCGTGGATTCGAACTTTTTTGCGTCGTTCGTGAGTCCGGCACAGTCGAAAGGTGCAGGGAGGTCTTCACGCAGGTGGTCGCCGGCCCGTGGTCCGATATACCCCCGGCGAACCCAGAAGAGCCTGTGTCATGCCGTTCCGGTAGTTGCCGTACCCGTGGGACCATTGGTGATGCCAGCGATCTGTCCAGTGTGGCGTGTGTGCAATGCCTGGCCGAATACGAGGTGCGGAAGTTCTTGGGGACTTATTGCGTTTAAGTAGTTTTGTAAACCCCGACGATGGAGATGCCGATCATGCTAATTGCTATGCGTACTGATGGTGTATTTTaccttatttttgaaatttttttttgttaaagaacAGTCTTTTCGATCAATTATCATGTGGTGTACACAGACGACGCAATTAAGTTGTATCTTGGCCATAACTTAGTCTGAATAATTCTTTCTTCTTGACTGGGATATGATCTGGACCTTGCACTGTTGAAGTGACGTTTGAATGGACATAAGACTGTAGAGTTAATCAACATTTTCCACCATCGGAAGGATTTTATCTAGGGCTGGGTATTGAGACCGCGACAGGGAATTTATGCAAAATTGGTAACTTGGATAGGCAATAGGGATTGACCGAAATGGGTCATGTAAAAAAAGGGTACGGGATAAATTTTTTATGAGCAATGATGATATTTGACGATGGTGTATAAAATCTGTACAGAGGTTGAACAACGATCATGTGGGTATGCTCAACTTGAACCACGGGATTGTATGCGCATAATATAACAGGGCCAGAGATTCAACAACTGTCCTTTAATGAACAAAATTTGCTTCAACATTTTAAGGAGTTTTTTATTATGTAAACACACTAAATGTATGTTAAGGGTTTTTAAAAGACGTATTTTGTATGATATAAAAAAAGGACACCATGTCtgtattaatttgtttttattaggtaTTAGCATTTGGCTTCGTCGTAACGT
Coding sequences within it:
- the LOC112803666 gene encoding putative F-box protein At1g67623 yields the protein MVASNSIEDLFNMQASCRLFASACNSDAVYRHALVSVLPIACFLDYSGMPAMTFLRRCARAQNPAAMLRVGMSHLFWCGHRRGGMRTLIEAAELGDVEACYISAMLLLSLGDKTDDEVRRGFELFCVVRESGTVERCREVFTQVVAGPWSDIPPANPEEPVSCRSGSCRTRGTIGDASDLSSVACVQCLAEYEVRKFLGTYCV